The following proteins are encoded in a genomic region of Oncorhynchus keta strain PuntledgeMale-10-30-2019 chromosome 6, Oket_V2, whole genome shotgun sequence:
- the LOC118385056 gene encoding uncharacterized protein LOC118385056 isoform X11, which yields MFSGDEDNPDKAPAMWCGGVRCVRMQCFTRTMARASDLQHMGTRRHPTLLRISLLVLLLHVARGDASVETISVLMSNASSTPPPTSLTTPHPSPLHTASSNMTNEPMASTMPSPSTILHSTSPIITSTTNMTSKNATSPGPSTPLPITVTSNATTESAEVHCNFSQLCANQSVYYWMVLAVDVTGDLKNESDISGWFRALFHSVLDSCEPSNPEQANGTNLTDTLPTTSVSPTYPTPYNMTTWLYNFTTTTLSQNFTNFTTTTPSQTFTNFTTTTLSQNFTNFTTTTPSQNFTNFTTTTLSQNFTNFTTTTPSQNFTNFNMTTRSQDFTNFNMTTLTTNMTTLLYNSTPPHNRSMSAPPYNHSMTTLSSSWPHSTTSEEHEGGNMTAASLFQDIEVTCVNKTGIRRTNCTVLLRTRKPTFPCCLQRALVLGQENSSIQTHIVGNRVERVGKGLCAGQLPPSNGFAKCTGFLNGTLPLPNTCHTPGPVNISCGHAGTVYVPLGNQTQMDCGMPPKPPIDSEIVCNCSSYCYGTGKYNIYNYSSYCYGTGKYNIYNYSSYCYGTGKYNIYNYSSYYYGTGKYNIYNYSSYCYGTGKYNIYNYSSYCYGTGKYNIYNYSSYCYGTGKYNIYNYSSYCYGTGKYNIYNYSSYCYGTGKYNIYNYSSYCYGTGKYNIYNYSSYCYGTAAYYTLGIQIKDPTMNISKIFYMIDQLKTPPPCNNSSETHPPCPLPIISTIYQDAHVECNGANTNLQSCRVIVRLNRSVPICAVSTALMTVFNDKHGIGYNGTVTRAAICGYPGSSGGLLNSTFTWESINLNTTLFCEAEKTTVIVSCKQGKNVCVLLNEMCDPMPPSTSPSPMANTTLPATTILPPPPNVTIHLNTPYVPLNTTLAPLNTTSKAPNTTPTAPNTTIAMTTRGNTTTNSSTPIIPPVNPTTASPKYTTTAVTTTPYVPLNTTLAPLNTTSKAPNTTPSAPNTTIAMTTQGNTTTNSSTPIIPPVNPTTASPKYTTTAVTTTPYVPLNTTLAPLNTTSKAPNTTPSAPNTTIAMTTQGNTTTNSSTPIIPPVNPTTASPKYTTTAVTTTTAAPNTTAASSEEQANQLLDLTSNVSKLNSSQVDQLVSQLEALLAGPNVSLGLGKTSVKIVSNLLGASSDTLASSSTKIIGIVDTVGLKLVVQQEATILTKSVAVAIKTVDGTNFQQTSFSIPDPNNVQIRGDGRARRSVRTEASSLPQGSVTFPSSLTANLSHEQQLQASRLQFNFYQKATVFQDRALGDSRLYSGILGASVANLSIKSLQQDVVITLRNTEPVPANVVVSCVFWDFGLNDGSGGWNRKGCSVRNSTENETVCACNHLTSFGVLLDISRTGITNHLQATILTYITYIGCGISAIFLSVTLLTYLAFGKLRKDIPSKILIQLCVALLFLNLVFLVDAWLALYPDAVGLCISTAWFLHYFLLASFTWMGLEAVHMYLALVKVFNTYIKRYMLKFSLVGWGVPLLVVIVVIAVDKNNYGLVSYGKYSDNSPTDDFCWLKNNIAFYVSVVAYFCVIFLLNLSMFVMVMVQLCRIKSQNPHNMRHRNGLQDLRSVVGITLLLGLTWGFAFFAWGPVNLAFMYLFAIFNSFQGFFIFVFHCAVKENVRRQWRTYLCCGRLRLAENSDWSRTATQKTEKKSLSVTRATSFRSGNSSQFNHTSSSSFLTGDSPERPSGATGSLFDDRTITALEELNSDVVLNEVNSQFRTQS from the exons ATGTTTTCTGGAGATGAGGACAACCCCGACAAGGCGCcagctatgtggtgtggtggagtGCGCTGTGTCCGTATGCAGTGTTTCACCAG AACGATGGCCAGAGCCTCTGATCTCCAACACATGGGAACTAGGAGACATCCAACCCTGCTCCGGATATCCCTGCTGGTCCTTCTTCTCCATGTAGCCAGAG GAGATGCCTCTGTAGAAACAATCTCGGTGCTCATGTCTAATGCATCCTCGACCCCACCCCCCACATCCCTCACAACCCCTCACCCATCACCACTGCACACTGCCTCATCCAACATGACTAATGAACCAATGGCATCCACCATGCCATCTCCATCCACTATTCTGCACTCGACTTCGCCCATCATAACGTCCACTACCAACA TGACCTCTAAAAATGCCACATCTCCAGGACCCTCCACTCCTTTGCCAATAACAGTCACCTCTAATGCCACTACGG agTCAGCAGAGGTGCATTGTAACTTCTCACAGCTCTGTGCCAATCAGT CTGTGTACTACTGGATGGTCCTTGCGGTGGATGTGACTGGAGATCTGAAGAATGAATCAGACATCAGTGGCTGG TTCAGGGCTTTATTTCATTCTGTCTTGGACTCCTGTGAGCCCTCCAACCCTGAACAAGCAAATGGCACAAATTTGACTGACACACTGCCAACTACCTCTGTCAGTCCAACATATCCCACCCcctacaacatgacaacatggttaTACAACTTCACCACGACAACACTATCCCAGAACTTCACCAACTTCACCACGACAACACCATCCCAGACCTTCACCAACTTCACCACGACAACACTATCCCAGAACTTCACCAACTTCACCACGACAACACCATCCCAGAACTTCACCAACTTCACCACGACAACACTATCCCAGAACTTCACCAACTTCACCACGACAACACCATCCCAGAACTTCACCAACTTCAACATGACAACACGATCCCAGGACTTCACCAACTTCAACATGACAACATTGACAACTAACATGACAACTTTGCTTTACAATAGTACTCCCCCACACAACCGTAGCATGTCCGCCCCACCCTACAACCATAGCATGACAACTCTGTCTTCCAGCTGGCCCCATAGCACCACAAG TGAGGAGCATGAAGGTGGAAATATGACTGCTGCCAGCCTGTTTCAA GACATTGAGGTGACGTGTGTCAATAAAACAGGGATCAG GAGGACTAACTGCACTGTGCTGCTGAGGACGAGGAAGCCAACGTTTCCCTGTTGTTTACAGCGAGCCCTGGTGCTGGGTCAGGAGAACAGCTCCATACAAACCCATATAGTGGGAaatagagtggagagagtgg GTAAGGGTCTGTGTGCAGGCCAATTGCCTCCAAGTAATGGTTTTGCAAAGTGCACCGGCTTCCTGAATGGCACTCTCCCTCTTCCAAACACGTGTCACACTCCAGGGCCTGTCAATATCTCATG TGGACATGCAGGGACTGTTTACGTACCACTTGGAAATCAAACCCAAATGGACTGTGGTATGCCCCCTAAACCTCCCATCG ATTCGGAGATTGTCTGCAACTGCTCCTCTTACTGCTATGGTACAGGTAAATACAATATTTACAACTACTCTTCTTACTGCTATGGTACAGGTAAATACAATATTTACAACTACTCCTCTTACTGCTATGGTACAG GTAAATACAATATTTACAACTACTCCTCTTACTACTATGGTACAGGTAAATACAATATTTACAACTACTCCTCTTACTGCTATGGTACAG GTAAATACAATATTTACAACTACTCCTCTTACTGCTATGGTACAGGTAAATACAATATTTACAACTACTCCTCTTACTGCTATGGTACAGGTAAATACAATATTTACAACTACTCCTCTTACTGCTATGGTACAG GTAAATACAATATTTACAACTACTCCTCTTACTGCTATGGTACAGGTAAATACAATATTTACAACTACTCCTCTTACTGCTATGGTACAG GTAAATACAATATTTACAACTACTCCTCTTACTGCTATGGTACAG ctGCATACTATACTTTGGGCATACAGATCAAAGATCCCACTATGAATATTTCAAAAATCTTCTATATG ATTGATCAGCTAAAAACTCCTCCACCCTGCAACAACTCCTCAGAGACACA TCCTCCCTGTCCCTTGCCCATCATATCAACTATCTACCAG GATGCTCATGTGGAATGCAATGGCGCAAATACCAA TCTCCAAAGCTGCAGGGTTATCGTGCGCCTCAACCGTTCGGTGCCTATATGTGCAGTCAGTACTGCATTGATGACTGTGTTCAATGACAAGCATGGTATTGGCTATAATGGAACGGTGACCCGAGCAG CCATTTGTGGCTACCCAGGATCCAGTGGCGGTCTATTGAATTCAACCTTCACTTGGGAGAGTATCAACCTCAACACCACTTTGTTCTGTGAGGCTGAAAAGACCACTGTCATTGTCAGCTG CAAACAAGggaaaaatgtgtgtgtgctcctgaATGAAATGTGCGACCCCATGCCTCCTTCTACATCGCCCAGCCCAATGGCCAACACCACTTTACCTGCAACAACAATACTGCCTCCTCCACCCAATGTCACTATACACCTAAACACCCCCTACGTCCCATTGAACACAACATTAGCTCCACTAAACACCACTTCTAAAGCTCCAAATACTACACCAACAGCTCCAAATACAACCATCGCCATGACAACCCGGGGTAATACCACTACAAACTCATCAACACCCATCATTCCACCAGTGAATCCCACAACAGCTTCCCCAAAGTACACCACGACAGCTGTTACAACAACCCCCTACGTCCCATTGAACACAACATTAGCTCCACTAAACACCACTTCTAAAGCTCCAAATACTACACCATCAGCTCCAAATACAACCATCGCCATGACAACCCAGGGTAATACCACTACAAACTCATCAACACCCATCATTCCACCAGTGAATCCCACAACAGCTTCCCCAAAGTACACCACGACAGCTGTTACAACAACCCCCTACGTCCCATTGAACACAACATTAGCTCCACTAAACACCACTTCTAAAGCTCCAAATACTACACCATCAGCTCCAAATACAACCATCGCCATGACAACCCAGGGTAATACCACTACAAACTCATCAACACCCATCATTCCACCAGTGAATCCCACAACAGCTTCCCCAAAGTACACCACGACAGCTGTTACAACAACCACCGCAG CGCCCAACACCACAGCAGCTAGTAGTGAAGAGCAGGCCAATCAGCTGCTGGATCTGACTAGTAACGTGTCCAAGCTCAACTCCTCCCAGGTGGACCAGCTGGTGTCCCAGCTAGAGGCCCTGCTGGCCGGACCCAATGTCAGCCTGGGTCTGGGGAAAACCTCTGTCAAAATCGTTAGCAACCTGCTGGGTGCCTCCTCTGACACGCtggcctcctcctccaccaa GATCATTGGGATTGTTGATACGGTGGGCCTGAAGCTGGTCGTTCAGCAAGAGGCTACGATTTTAACCAAGTCGGTTGCTGTCGCTATCAAAACAGTGGACGGCACTAATTTCCAGCAAACATCTTTCTCCATCCCGGACCCCAACAATGTGCAG ATCCGTGGAGATGGCAGAGCCAGGAGAAGTGTGAGAACAGAGGCGTCCTCCCTTCCCCAGGGCTCCGTCacgttcccctcctccctcacagCGAACCTCTcccatgagcagcagctacaagCATCCAGACTCCAGTTCAACTTCTACcagaaggccactgtgttccag GACCGAGCCCTGGGAGACAGCAGGCTGTACAGTGGGATACTGGGAGCCAGTGTGGCCAACCTGTCAATCAAATCTCTGCAGCAGGACGTGGTGATCACCCTGAGAAACACTGAGCCCGTCCCA GCAAATGTCGTGGTTTCATGTGTTTTCTGGGACTTTGGCTTGAATG ATGGCTCAGGAGGCTGGAACCGAAAAGGCTGCTCTGTCAGGAACAGCACAGAAAATGAGACTGTCTGTGCCTGTAACCATCTCACCAGCTTCGGTGTGCTACTG GACATCTCCAGAACGGGCATAACCAATCATCTCCAGGCCACAATCCTCACCTACATCACCTACATCGGCTGTGGTATCTCCGCCATCTTCCTCTCCGTCACTCTGCTCACCTACCTGGCCTTTGG GAAACTGCGTAAGGACATCCCATCTAAGATCCTGATCCAGCTGTGTGTGGCTCTGTTGTTTTTAAACCTGGTGTTCCTGGTGGATGCCTGGCTGGCCCTCTACCCTGACGCTGTGGGCCTGTGCATCTCCACCGCCTGGTTCCTGCACTACTTCCTGCTGGCTTCTTTCACCTGGATGGGCCTGGAGGCCGTCCACATGTACCTGGCCCTCGTCAAGGTCTTCAACACATACATAAAACGCTACATGCTCAAGTTCTCTCTCGTCGGCTGGG GCGTCCCACTCCTTGTGGTCATCGTCGTTATTGCTGTTGATAAGAACAATTACGGCCTCGTTAGctacggaaagtattcagataaCTCCCCTACAGATGACTT CTGCTGGCTGAAGAACAACATTGCCTTCTACGTATCTGTGGTGGCCTACTTCTGTGTCATCTTCCTGTTGAACCTCAGCATGTTTGTGATGGTGATGGTTCAGCTGTGTCGGATAAAGAGTcagaacccccacaacatgaggcACCGTAACGGGCTGCAGGACCTGCGCAGTGTGGTTGGGATCACCCTACTCCTGGGCCTCACCTGGGGCTTTGCCTTCTTTGCCTGGGGGCCTGTCAACCTGGCCTTCATGTACCTCTTCGCCATCTTCAACTCCTTTCAAG
- the LOC118385056 gene encoding uncharacterized protein LOC118385056 isoform X7, with protein MFSGDEDNPDKAPAMWCGGVRCVRMQCFTRTMARASDLQHMGTRRHPTLLRISLLVLLLHVARGDASVETISVLMSNASSTPPPTSLTTPHPSPLHTASSNMTNEPMASTMPSPSTILHSTSPIITSTTNMTSKNATSPGPSTPLPITVTSNATTESAEVHCNFSQLCANQSVYYWMVLAVDVTGDLKNESDISGWFRALFHSVLDSCEPSNPEQANGTNLTDTLPTTSVSPTYPTPYNMTTWLYNFTTTTLSQNFTNFTTTTPSQTFTNFTTTTLSQNFTNFTTTTPSQNFTNFTTTTLSQNFTNFTTTTPSQNFTNFNMTTRSQDFTNFNMTTLTTNMTTLLYNSTPPHNRSMSAPPYNHSMTTLSSSWPHSTTSEEHEGGNMTAASLFQDIEVTCVNKTGIRRTNCTVLLRTRKPTFPCCLQRALVLGQENSSIQTHIVGNRVERVGKGLCAGQLPPSNGFAKCTGFLNGTLPLPNTCHTPGPVNISCGHAGTVYVPLGNQTQMDCGMPPKPPIDSEIVCNCSSYCYGTGKYNIYNYSSYCYGTGKYNIYNYSSYCYGTGKYNIYNYSSYYYGTGKYNIYNYSSYCYGTGKYNIYNYSSYCYGTGKYNIYNYSSYCYGTGKYNIYNYSSYCYGTGKYNIYNYSSYCYGTGKYNIYNYSSYCYGTGKYNIYNYSSYCYGTGKYNIYNYSSYCYGTAAYYTLGIQIKDPTMNISKIFYMIDQLKTPPPCNNSSETHPPCPLPIISTIYQDAHVECNGANTNLQSCRVIVRLNRSVPICAVSTALMTVFNDKHGIGYNGTVTRAAICGYPGSSGGLLNSTFTWESINLNTTLFCEAEKTTVIVSCKQGKNVCVLLNEMCDPMPPSTSPSPMANTTLPATTILPPPPNVTIHLNTPYVPLNTTLAPLNTTSKAPNTTPTAPNTTIAMTTRGNTTTNSSTPIIPPVNPTTASPKYTTTAVTTTPYVPLNTTLAPLNTTSKAPNTTPSAPNTTIAMTTQGNTTTNSSTPIIPPVNPTTASPKYTTTAVTTTPYVPLNTTLAPLNTTSKAPNTTPSAPNTTIAMTTQGNTTTNSSTPIIPPVNPTTASPKYTTTAVTTTTAAPNTTAASSEEQANQLLDLTSNVSKLNSSQVDQLVSQLEALLAGPNVSLGLGKTSVKIVSNLLGASSDTLASSSTKIIGIVDTVGLKLVVQQEATILTKSVAVAIKTVDGTNFQQTSFSIPDPNNVQIRGDGRARRSVRTEASSLPQGSVTFPSSLTANLSHEQQLQASRLQFNFYQKATVFQDRALGDSRLYSGILGASVANLSIKSLQQDVVITLRNTEPVPANVVVSCVFWDFGLNDGSGGWNRKGCSVRNSTENETVCACNHLTSFGVLLDISRTGITNHLQATILTYITYIGCGISAIFLSVTLLTYLAFGKLRKDIPSKILIQLCVALLFLNLVFLVDAWLALYPDAVGLCISTAWFLHYFLLASFTWMGLEAVHMYLALVKVFNTYIKRYMLKFSLVGWGVPLLVVIVVIAVDKNNYGLVSYGKYSDNSPTDDFCWLKNNIAFYVSVVAYFCVIFLLNLSMFVMVMVQLCRIKSQNPHNMRHRNGLQDLRSVVGITLLLGLTWGFAFFAWGPVNLAFMYLFAIFNSFQGFFIFVFHCAVKENVRRQWRTYLCCGRLRLAENSDWSRTATQKTEKKSLSVTRATSFRSGNSSQFNHTSSSSFLTGDSPERPSGATGSLFDDRTITALEELNSDVVLNEVNSQFRTQS; from the exons ATGTTTTCTGGAGATGAGGACAACCCCGACAAGGCGCcagctatgtggtgtggtggagtGCGCTGTGTCCGTATGCAGTGTTTCACCAG AACGATGGCCAGAGCCTCTGATCTCCAACACATGGGAACTAGGAGACATCCAACCCTGCTCCGGATATCCCTGCTGGTCCTTCTTCTCCATGTAGCCAGAG GAGATGCCTCTGTAGAAACAATCTCGGTGCTCATGTCTAATGCATCCTCGACCCCACCCCCCACATCCCTCACAACCCCTCACCCATCACCACTGCACACTGCCTCATCCAACATGACTAATGAACCAATGGCATCCACCATGCCATCTCCATCCACTATTCTGCACTCGACTTCGCCCATCATAACGTCCACTACCAACA TGACCTCTAAAAATGCCACATCTCCAGGACCCTCCACTCCTTTGCCAATAACAGTCACCTCTAATGCCACTACGG agTCAGCAGAGGTGCATTGTAACTTCTCACAGCTCTGTGCCAATCAGT CTGTGTACTACTGGATGGTCCTTGCGGTGGATGTGACTGGAGATCTGAAGAATGAATCAGACATCAGTGGCTGG TTCAGGGCTTTATTTCATTCTGTCTTGGACTCCTGTGAGCCCTCCAACCCTGAACAAGCAAATGGCACAAATTTGACTGACACACTGCCAACTACCTCTGTCAGTCCAACATATCCCACCCcctacaacatgacaacatggttaTACAACTTCACCACGACAACACTATCCCAGAACTTCACCAACTTCACCACGACAACACCATCCCAGACCTTCACCAACTTCACCACGACAACACTATCCCAGAACTTCACCAACTTCACCACGACAACACCATCCCAGAACTTCACCAACTTCACCACGACAACACTATCCCAGAACTTCACCAACTTCACCACGACAACACCATCCCAGAACTTCACCAACTTCAACATGACAACACGATCCCAGGACTTCACCAACTTCAACATGACAACATTGACAACTAACATGACAACTTTGCTTTACAATAGTACTCCCCCACACAACCGTAGCATGTCCGCCCCACCCTACAACCATAGCATGACAACTCTGTCTTCCAGCTGGCCCCATAGCACCACAAG TGAGGAGCATGAAGGTGGAAATATGACTGCTGCCAGCCTGTTTCAA GACATTGAGGTGACGTGTGTCAATAAAACAGGGATCAG GAGGACTAACTGCACTGTGCTGCTGAGGACGAGGAAGCCAACGTTTCCCTGTTGTTTACAGCGAGCCCTGGTGCTGGGTCAGGAGAACAGCTCCATACAAACCCATATAGTGGGAaatagagtggagagagtgg GTAAGGGTCTGTGTGCAGGCCAATTGCCTCCAAGTAATGGTTTTGCAAAGTGCACCGGCTTCCTGAATGGCACTCTCCCTCTTCCAAACACGTGTCACACTCCAGGGCCTGTCAATATCTCATG TGGACATGCAGGGACTGTTTACGTACCACTTGGAAATCAAACCCAAATGGACTGTGGTATGCCCCCTAAACCTCCCATCG ATTCGGAGATTGTCTGCAACTGCTCCTCTTACTGCTATGGTACAGGTAAATACAATATTTACAACTACTCTTCTTACTGCTATGGTACAGGTAAATACAATATTTACAACTACTCCTCTTACTGCTATGGTACAG GTAAATACAATATTTACAACTACTCCTCTTACTACTATGGTACAGGTAAATACAATATTTACAACTACTCCTCTTACTGCTATGGTACAG GTAAATACAATATTTACAACTACTCCTCTTACTGCTATGGTACAGGTAAATACAATATTTACAACTACTCCTCTTACTGCTATGGTACAGGTAAATACAATATTTACAACTACTCCTCTTACTGCTATGGTACAG GTAAATACAATATTTACAACTACTCCTCTTACTGCTATGGTACAGGTAAATACAATATTTACAACTACTCCTCTTACTGCTATGGTACAGGTAAATACAATATTTACAACTACTCCTCTTACTGCTATGGTACAG GTAAATACAATATTTACAACTACTCCTCTTACTGCTATGGTACAG ctGCATACTATACTTTGGGCATACAGATCAAAGATCCCACTATGAATATTTCAAAAATCTTCTATATG ATTGATCAGCTAAAAACTCCTCCACCCTGCAACAACTCCTCAGAGACACA TCCTCCCTGTCCCTTGCCCATCATATCAACTATCTACCAG GATGCTCATGTGGAATGCAATGGCGCAAATACCAA TCTCCAAAGCTGCAGGGTTATCGTGCGCCTCAACCGTTCGGTGCCTATATGTGCAGTCAGTACTGCATTGATGACTGTGTTCAATGACAAGCATGGTATTGGCTATAATGGAACGGTGACCCGAGCAG CCATTTGTGGCTACCCAGGATCCAGTGGCGGTCTATTGAATTCAACCTTCACTTGGGAGAGTATCAACCTCAACACCACTTTGTTCTGTGAGGCTGAAAAGACCACTGTCATTGTCAGCTG CAAACAAGggaaaaatgtgtgtgtgctcctgaATGAAATGTGCGACCCCATGCCTCCTTCTACATCGCCCAGCCCAATGGCCAACACCACTTTACCTGCAACAACAATACTGCCTCCTCCACCCAATGTCACTATACACCTAAACACCCCCTACGTCCCATTGAACACAACATTAGCTCCACTAAACACCACTTCTAAAGCTCCAAATACTACACCAACAGCTCCAAATACAACCATCGCCATGACAACCCGGGGTAATACCACTACAAACTCATCAACACCCATCATTCCACCAGTGAATCCCACAACAGCTTCCCCAAAGTACACCACGACAGCTGTTACAACAACCCCCTACGTCCCATTGAACACAACATTAGCTCCACTAAACACCACTTCTAAAGCTCCAAATACTACACCATCAGCTCCAAATACAACCATCGCCATGACAACCCAGGGTAATACCACTACAAACTCATCAACACCCATCATTCCACCAGTGAATCCCACAACAGCTTCCCCAAAGTACACCACGACAGCTGTTACAACAACCCCCTACGTCCCATTGAACACAACATTAGCTCCACTAAACACCACTTCTAAAGCTCCAAATACTACACCATCAGCTCCAAATACAACCATCGCCATGACAACCCAGGGTAATACCACTACAAACTCATCAACACCCATCATTCCACCAGTGAATCCCACAACAGCTTCCCCAAAGTACACCACGACAGCTGTTACAACAACCACCGCAG CGCCCAACACCACAGCAGCTAGTAGTGAAGAGCAGGCCAATCAGCTGCTGGATCTGACTAGTAACGTGTCCAAGCTCAACTCCTCCCAGGTGGACCAGCTGGTGTCCCAGCTAGAGGCCCTGCTGGCCGGACCCAATGTCAGCCTGGGTCTGGGGAAAACCTCTGTCAAAATCGTTAGCAACCTGCTGGGTGCCTCCTCTGACACGCtggcctcctcctccaccaa GATCATTGGGATTGTTGATACGGTGGGCCTGAAGCTGGTCGTTCAGCAAGAGGCTACGATTTTAACCAAGTCGGTTGCTGTCGCTATCAAAACAGTGGACGGCACTAATTTCCAGCAAACATCTTTCTCCATCCCGGACCCCAACAATGTGCAG ATCCGTGGAGATGGCAGAGCCAGGAGAAGTGTGAGAACAGAGGCGTCCTCCCTTCCCCAGGGCTCCGTCacgttcccctcctccctcacagCGAACCTCTcccatgagcagcagctacaagCATCCAGACTCCAGTTCAACTTCTACcagaaggccactgtgttccag GACCGAGCCCTGGGAGACAGCAGGCTGTACAGTGGGATACTGGGAGCCAGTGTGGCCAACCTGTCAATCAAATCTCTGCAGCAGGACGTGGTGATCACCCTGAGAAACACTGAGCCCGTCCCA GCAAATGTCGTGGTTTCATGTGTTTTCTGGGACTTTGGCTTGAATG ATGGCTCAGGAGGCTGGAACCGAAAAGGCTGCTCTGTCAGGAACAGCACAGAAAATGAGACTGTCTGTGCCTGTAACCATCTCACCAGCTTCGGTGTGCTACTG GACATCTCCAGAACGGGCATAACCAATCATCTCCAGGCCACAATCCTCACCTACATCACCTACATCGGCTGTGGTATCTCCGCCATCTTCCTCTCCGTCACTCTGCTCACCTACCTGGCCTTTGG GAAACTGCGTAAGGACATCCCATCTAAGATCCTGATCCAGCTGTGTGTGGCTCTGTTGTTTTTAAACCTGGTGTTCCTGGTGGATGCCTGGCTGGCCCTCTACCCTGACGCTGTGGGCCTGTGCATCTCCACCGCCTGGTTCCTGCACTACTTCCTGCTGGCTTCTTTCACCTGGATGGGCCTGGAGGCCGTCCACATGTACCTGGCCCTCGTCAAGGTCTTCAACACATACATAAAACGCTACATGCTCAAGTTCTCTCTCGTCGGCTGGG GCGTCCCACTCCTTGTGGTCATCGTCGTTATTGCTGTTGATAAGAACAATTACGGCCTCGTTAGctacggaaagtattcagataaCTCCCCTACAGATGACTT CTGCTGGCTGAAGAACAACATTGCCTTCTACGTATCTGTGGTGGCCTACTTCTGTGTCATCTTCCTGTTGAACCTCAGCATGTTTGTGATGGTGATGGTTCAGCTGTGTCGGATAAAGAGTcagaacccccacaacatgaggcACCGTAACGGGCTGCAGGACCTGCGCAGTGTGGTTGGGATCACCCTACTCCTGGGCCTCACCTGGGGCTTTGCCTTCTTTGCCTGGGGGCCTGTCAACCTGGCCTTCATGTACCTCTTCGCCATCTTCAACTCCTTTCAAG